In Anaerolineales bacterium, one DNA window encodes the following:
- a CDS encoding PIG-L family deacetylase has translation MRWIYISPHLDDAVLSAGGLIYEQTRAGDQVEIWTLLCGSPTDQELSSFAQVLHYSWGISDTAELIRARRAEDSQACKLVGATPVHFDFLDCIYRRGKNGEWLYGDIYAAVHEDEADFPARIAEAVSTRLQPTDQLACQLGLGSHVDHVLVRRAVDLLQRPTLYYADIPYFFKSPETLGLHTAGMKENAYAVGEAGLWSWQEAVAAYTSQIESLFDSPEAMRGQIQQYCSENGGIRLWSSD, from the coding sequence ATGCGCTGGATATACATTTCCCCCCATCTCGATGATGCCGTGCTTTCCGCCGGTGGATTGATATACGAGCAGACCCGCGCAGGGGACCAGGTTGAAATCTGGACACTCTTGTGCGGCTCTCCGACAGACCAAGAACTGTCCTCTTTTGCCCAGGTGCTTCATTACAGTTGGGGCATTTCAGACACGGCCGAACTCATCCGCGCGCGCCGCGCCGAGGACTCCCAGGCCTGCAAGCTTGTTGGCGCAACTCCCGTCCACTTTGATTTTCTTGACTGTATTTACCGCCGCGGAAAAAATGGCGAATGGCTGTATGGGGATATCTACGCCGCGGTACATGAGGACGAGGCGGATTTTCCTGCCCGAATCGCAGAAGCCGTATCCACGCGTCTCCAACCGACCGACCAACTGGCCTGCCAGCTTGGGCTGGGTTCACACGTGGACCATGTTCTTGTCCGGCGTGCCGTGGATTTGCTCCAGCGTCCCACGCTGTATTATGCTGATATTCCCTATTTTTTCAAATCACCCGAGACACTCGGTCTGCACACGGCTGGGATGAAGGAAAATGCCTATGCGGTGGGCGAGGCAGGTCTATGGTCCTGGCAGGAGGCGGTTGCTGCATATACATCCCAGATCGAAAGTCTGTTTGATAGTCCAGAGGCGATGCGCGGGCAAATCCAGCAATATTGTTCGGAAAATGGCGGAATCCGTCTCTGGTCTTCTGACTAG
- a CDS encoding PilZ domain-containing protein: MKERRKQERKGLAAYTQVYDLYGGSRIGYLGDLTLKGAMAISEDTMQVNTDITLAIELPELPHVKTRRLTLPARVVWCEHDLSPQFYNVGFEFKEVTEAQKTMIESVIHNYEFHRELRQ, from the coding sequence ATGAAGGAACGGCGCAAACAGGAACGCAAGGGTCTGGCTGCCTACACACAGGTCTATGACTTGTATGGAGGTTCCCGAATCGGATATCTTGGGGATTTGACATTGAAAGGGGCAATGGCGATTTCCGAGGATACCATGCAGGTGAATACCGATATCACGCTTGCCATCGAATTGCCCGAACTGCCCCATGTAAAAACCCGGCGCCTAACCCTGCCAGCGCGCGTGGTGTGGTGTGAGCATGATCTGAGTCCGCAGTTTTACAATGTTGGCTTTGAATTCAAGGAAGTGACCGAGGCGCAAAAGACGATGATCGAATCCGTCATTCATAATTACGAGTTCCACCGCGAGTTGCGGCAGTAG
- a CDS encoding zinc-binding alcohol dehydrogenase, translating to MQNAKTLFFIAPQKVEVRKTILPALKDDEVLVETICSAISAGTEMLVYRGQFPQLTDVHDAVSSELMYPLAYGYACVGKVMEIGRSIHREWKNRLVFAFQPHTSHFVAKTGSLFPIPDKVSPENACFLHNMETGVNLVQDGAPILGERVLVLGQGVVGLLTASLLGEFPLERLMVVDQFELRMNALDDTGFGSQVKRMPPADLRLATCDPNDLTFELSGSPSALNDAIEHTAFSGRIVIGSWYGQKRAEIDLGGAFHRSRIRLVASQVSTISPELSGRWDKSRRFDVAWRALERIQPEKWITHRFSLNDAGKAYQLLDERPQETIQVIFTYEI from the coding sequence ATGCAAAATGCGAAAACGCTTTTTTTTATCGCGCCTCAAAAAGTGGAGGTTCGCAAGACGATTCTGCCTGCACTGAAAGATGACGAAGTGCTGGTGGAAACCATCTGCTCCGCCATCAGCGCGGGGACGGAGATGCTGGTCTATCGCGGTCAGTTTCCGCAGTTGACCGACGTGCATGATGCGGTCAGCAGTGAGTTGATGTATCCGCTGGCATATGGGTATGCGTGTGTGGGGAAAGTGATGGAAATTGGCAGGTCGATTCATAGAGAATGGAAAAATAGATTGGTATTTGCATTCCAGCCGCATACGTCACATTTTGTTGCAAAGACCGGATCTTTATTCCCTATTCCCGATAAAGTATCTCCCGAAAATGCCTGTTTCCTTCACAACATGGAAACAGGGGTCAATCTCGTGCAGGACGGTGCTCCCATTTTAGGGGAACGCGTTTTGGTTTTAGGACAGGGAGTGGTGGGCTTGCTGACGGCTTCATTATTGGGCGAGTTCCCGCTGGAAAGGTTGATGGTCGTGGATCAATTTGAGCTGCGGATGAATGCGCTGGATGACACAGGTTTCGGGTCACAAGTCAAAAGGATGCCACCAGCCGACTTGCGACTTGCGACTTGCGACCCAAACGACTTGACATTTGAATTGAGCGGTTCCCCCTCCGCGCTGAACGATGCCATCGAACATACTGCCTTCAGCGGACGGATCGTCATCGGCTCGTGGTATGGGCAGAAGCGCGCAGAGATCGACCTCGGCGGCGCATTCCACCGCTCGCGCATCAGGTTGGTCGCTTCGCAGGTCAGCACGATCTCACCAGAACTGAGCGGGCGCTGGGACAAGTCTCGTCGATTCGACGTGGCGTGGAGGGCCCTGGAACGCATCCAGCCTGAGAAGTGGATCACGCATCGTTTTTCGCTCAATGACGCCGGGAAGGCATATCAACTGCTGGATGAACGTCCACAGGAGACGATACAGGTAATTTTTACGTATGAAATATAA
- a CDS encoding 2-phosphosulfolactate phosphatase encodes MKYNYSTLDTCHTAGGIVLIIDVLRAFSTAAYAFSRGAKKIHLVSGVQEALDLTSKLPNAKAMGEVGGLPPAGFDFGNSPTRILEHDLTGITLVQRTGAGTQGAVRCVNAEMMLATSFVVAQATMDYVLRRKPEEITFVITGGMGNDEDVACAEFLEKQFTGQETEAQSFTQRVYASRDALQHMPDHPQFPKSDLDYCSRINAFYFAMPIRRENGHLIMQAVKENDVV; translated from the coding sequence ATGAAATATAATTACTCCACCCTCGATACCTGCCATACCGCAGGAGGCATCGTCCTCATCATCGACGTGCTGCGCGCATTCTCCACTGCCGCCTATGCCTTCTCGCGCGGTGCGAAGAAGATTCACCTTGTCAGCGGAGTGCAGGAAGCACTTGACTTGACATCCAAACTTCCGAACGCAAAAGCCATGGGTGAAGTGGGCGGGCTTCCGCCCGCAGGCTTCGACTTCGGCAATTCCCCCACCCGCATCCTTGAACATGACTTGACGGGCATCACACTTGTCCAACGCACAGGGGCGGGGACACAGGGTGCTGTGCGTTGCGTCAACGCAGAGATGATGCTGGCGACGAGTTTTGTCGTCGCACAGGCAACGATGGATTATGTCCTGCGACGAAAACCTGAGGAGATCACCTTTGTCATCACAGGCGGGATGGGAAATGATGAGGATGTGGCATGTGCCGAATTTTTGGAGAAGCAGTTCACAGGTCAGGAAACAGAGGCGCAGAGCTTCACCCAGCGGGTATATGCCTCACGAGACGCGTTGCAGCACATGCCTGACCATCCGCAATTTCCCAAATCCGATCTGGATTATTGCTCACGCATCAATGCCTTTTATTTTGCCATGCCGATTCGACGCGAAAATGGCCATCTCATCATGCAGGCGGTGAAGGAAAATGATGTCGTTTGA
- a CDS encoding potassium/proton antiporter, giving the protein MMSFEMILIIAAGLLLISVLISKVSDRSGIPALLLFLAIGMLAGSDGLGGIYFDDPSLTQFIGIVALNLILFAGGLDTEWKDVRFVVKHGVVLSTLGVLITALIVGITAQYLLGFTLYQGLLLGAIVSSTDAAAVFSILRSKSLGLKGRLRPLLELESGSNDPMAVFLTVGMIQLLTQPNLQVTDLFGVFVLQMAVGVLCGFFFGKLLVFLANRIQLGFDGLYPVLTLSIVFLAYGATNLLYGNGFLAVYLAGIVAGHQDFLHRRSVIRFHDGVAWLMQITMFLTLGLLVFPSEIPPVITTGLLVAASLIFLARPISIFLTLLPTSYTFKEKLFISWVGLRGAVPIILATYPLIAGLEQAEIIFNIIFFVVLTSSMVQGASIPYVAKWLGVDVPVVKKPIYPIEFTPISGFKSELKELAIPAGSPADGRTIVELYLPQEFLIILIARAHEFIMPSGGVTLYAGDTLIVLADKETFASVEHQLNLKISR; this is encoded by the coding sequence ATGATGTCGTTTGAGATGATCCTGATCATCGCCGCGGGTCTTTTGCTCATCAGTGTGTTGATTAGCAAGGTGTCCGACCGTTCGGGCATCCCTGCGCTTCTGTTGTTTTTGGCCATCGGGATGCTGGCTGGTTCGGATGGACTCGGCGGGATTTATTTCGACGACCCATCGCTGACGCAATTCATCGGCATTGTCGCGTTGAACCTCATTCTTTTTGCAGGCGGGCTGGATACCGAATGGAAGGACGTGCGCTTTGTGGTGAAGCACGGGGTTGTGCTTTCCACCCTTGGGGTTTTGATTACAGCGCTGATCGTGGGGATTACAGCGCAATACCTGTTGGGCTTCACTCTTTATCAGGGATTGTTGCTCGGCGCGATCGTTTCATCCACCGATGCGGCGGCGGTTTTTTCGATTTTGCGTTCCAAAAGTTTGGGGTTGAAAGGCAGATTGCGCCCGCTGCTTGAACTTGAATCAGGCAGCAACGATCCGATGGCGGTCTTCCTGACGGTTGGCATGATCCAGTTGTTAACCCAACCCAACTTGCAGGTCACGGATCTGTTCGGCGTGTTCGTTTTACAAATGGCCGTCGGCGTTCTATGCGGGTTTTTCTTTGGCAAACTCCTGGTCTTTCTCGCCAACCGCATTCAACTCGGCTTCGATGGTCTATATCCCGTCTTAACTCTTTCGATCGTGTTTCTTGCATACGGCGCCACGAATTTGTTATATGGGAACGGGTTTCTCGCGGTCTATCTTGCAGGGATTGTCGCGGGACATCAGGACTTTTTGCATCGCCGCAGCGTCATCCGCTTTCATGACGGTGTGGCATGGTTGATGCAGATCACAATGTTTCTGACACTCGGACTGTTGGTCTTTCCATCGGAAATCCCTCCGGTCATCACTACGGGACTACTGGTCGCCGCCTCCCTGATCTTTCTCGCCCGTCCGATCAGTATCTTCCTCACCCTTTTGCCAACCAGCTACACCTTCAAGGAAAAGCTCTTCATCTCCTGGGTGGGACTTCGTGGAGCGGTACCGATCATCCTTGCCACCTATCCGCTCATTGCAGGACTTGAGCAGGCAGAGATTATATTTAATATTATTTTCTTTGTTGTGCTGACATCATCCATGGTACAGGGCGCTTCGATACCGTACGTTGCCAAATGGCTGGGCGTGGATGTGCCCGTGGTAAAAAAGCCGATCTACCCAATAGAGTTCACCCCCATCAGCGGATTCAAGAGCGAGTTAAAAGAACTCGCCATCCCGGCAGGCTCGCCTGCTGATGGCAGGACTATTGTAGAGTTGTATCTCCCACAAGAATTCCTTATCATCCTGATCGCGCGCGCGCATGAGTTCATCATGCCCAGCGGCGGGGTTACCCTGTATGCAGGCGACACGTTGATCGTACTGGCGGATAAGGAAACATTCGCATCGGTGGAACATCAATTGAATTTAAAAATCTCAAGGTAG
- a CDS encoding 6-carboxytetrahydropterin synthase → MYTLGVRREFIARHFLIGGDWGPENFPNSHRYILELQLEGRNLDQHGYLVDIVDVEKHLDEVVGYYKEQMLNEKPEFAGLNPSIEHFARILATMLNERIKAEHTTCLKVVLWEHEHAWAAYRVVR, encoded by the coding sequence ATGTACACACTCGGAGTCCGGCGGGAATTCATCGCCCGTCACTTTTTGATCGGCGGGGACTGGGGACCTGAAAACTTCCCCAACTCGCATCGTTACATTTTGGAACTGCAACTCGAAGGAAGAAACCTCGACCAGCACGGCTACCTTGTGGACATCGTGGATGTGGAAAAGCATCTCGATGAAGTGGTCGGCTACTACAAGGAGCAAATGCTCAATGAAAAGCCCGAGTTCGCCGGGTTGAACCCCTCCATCGAACATTTCGCGCGAATTTTGGCAACCATGCTGAATGAAAGAATCAAAGCGGAACATACCACTTGTTTGAAAGTGGTGCTGTGGGAGCATGAACATGCATGGGCGGCGTATCGGGTAGTTCGATAG
- a CDS encoding glycosyltransferase family 4 protein, with protein MKLGFLIYGSLDTLSGGYMYDRRLVEYLRSQGDTVEIISLPWRNYAAHLTDNFTFKLPSNLDILIQDELNHPSLIAANRRPHPCPIVSLVHHLRCSELRPKWKNALYRILEKKYLQSVDGFIFNSQTTKGMVNGLMDRGKPSLVAYPPTDRFGEAISEEEIEERSKTTELRILFLGNIIKRKGLHTLLKAVSDQPATVQVDIVGSLNMDPAYAKQMQDFVTARDLSSIVHFHRVLSNQPLIEKLRNAHVLVVPSSYEGFGIVYLEGMGFGLPAIGTTAGAAGEIIEDGATGFLIQPGDAHSLAGKLQIMNERRDLLIQLSLAARNRYLGQPKWDQTAGQIREFLRSFL; from the coding sequence ATGAAACTGGGCTTCCTTATCTACGGCTCGCTCGACACGCTCAGCGGCGGGTACATGTATGACCGCAGGCTGGTGGAGTATCTCCGATCCCAGGGCGACACCGTGGAGATCATCTCGCTCCCCTGGCGGAATTACGCCGCGCATTTGACCGATAATTTCACATTCAAACTTCCCTCCAATTTAGATATCCTGATTCAAGACGAACTCAACCACCCCTCGCTCATTGCCGCCAATCGCAGACCGCATCCCTGCCCCATCGTCAGCCTTGTCCATCACCTGCGCTGCTCCGAACTCCGCCCAAAATGGAAGAATGCGCTTTATCGCATCCTTGAGAAAAAATACCTGCAAAGCGTCGATGGGTTCATCTTCAACTCACAGACGACGAAGGGCATGGTTAATGGATTAATGGATCGGGGAAAACCGTCCTTGGTGGCGTACCCGCCTACCGATAGGTTTGGAGAAGCGATTTCGGAAGAGGAAATAGAGGAAAGAAGTAAAACAACAGAACTGCGGATTTTGTTTCTGGGCAACATAATCAAGCGAAAGGGACTCCACACACTTTTGAAAGCGGTCAGCGATCAACCGGCAACTGTTCAGGTTGATATTGTCGGCTCCCTCAATATGGATCCGGCCTATGCCAAACAAATGCAGGATTTTGTCACAGCCAGGGATCTATCGTCCATCGTCCATTTTCATCGGGTGCTCAGCAACCAACCCCTCATCGAAAAGCTGCGCAACGCCCATGTCCTCGTCGTCCCATCTAGTTATGAAGGCTTTGGGATCGTCTACCTCGAAGGGATGGGGTTTGGCCTGCCCGCCATCGGCACGACGGCCGGCGCGGCGGGAGAGATCATCGAGGACGGGGCGACTGGATTCCTCATCCAGCCGGGGGATGCTCACTCGTTGGCAGGCAAGCTCCAGATTATGAATGAGAGGCGCGACCTTCTCATCCAGTTAAGTCTCGCGGCGCGGAACCGTTATCTAGGTCAACCAAAATGGGATCAGACGGCAGGACAGATCCGTGAATTTCTGCGTTCGTTTTTGTGA
- a CDS encoding YiiX/YebB-like N1pC/P60 family cysteine hydrolase: MDTMIHTYQINGMPVQTGDLICTMNGKPDILPGEFWRLVGRLVPGDVDHVAIYIGPDGRCVEAGARGVIAFDMPNGHWNTELMARQRGLLFDTFYGVASPLDALGISNDEEIHMRTAIATYALAQIGKPYNLNFLNAEREDAFYCSQLAYKAYQSVGINLNTGLAMEHLPGTNYIIYPQEIWEGFSHRQSLVQLIAAPA, from the coding sequence ATGGATACGATGATTCACACGTATCAGATCAATGGCATGCCTGTGCAAACAGGCGATCTTATTTGCACGATGAACGGCAAGCCCGATATTCTGCCCGGAGAATTCTGGCGGCTGGTCGGACGGCTCGTGCCGGGCGACGTTGACCATGTGGCAATTTACATTGGTCCCGATGGCCGCTGTGTGGAGGCGGGCGCGCGCGGCGTGATCGCATTCGATATGCCGAACGGGCATTGGAACACGGAACTCATGGCGCGCCAGCGCGGACTTTTGTTCGATACTTTTTACGGCGTCGCTTCTCCGCTGGACGCATTGGGAATTTCGAATGACGAAGAGATCCACATGCGCACAGCAATCGCAACATATGCGCTCGCGCAGATCGGCAAGCCGTATAACCTCAACTTCTTGAACGCCGAAAGAGAGGATGCGTTCTATTGCAGCCAGCTTGCCTACAAGGCCTATCAAAGCGTTGGCATCAACCTCAACACAGGTCTCGCCATGGAGCACTTGCCAGGCACGAACTACATCATTTATCCGCAGGAGATCTGGGAGGGCTTCTCACACAGACAAAGCCTCGTACAACTTATTGCGGCACCGGCATAA
- a CDS encoding DMT family transporter translates to MRRLTGILFIAISAASFGTLAIFGRFAYADGMDIFTVLFLRFGFSAAFMTVILLLRREPFPRGRILAQLVGMGALGYVGQSFSYLTAIQHASAGLVALLLYLYPIFVAILSAIFLHEKLTRVKIIALVIAFAGTLFTVGPGGGQITGILLALAAAMIYSIYIIVGTNVMKHVSAVQSSMVIFASAGAVYGVLTLINGATFPASNDGWSAILGITVIATIIPVVTFLAGLERIGPTNAAMLSTLEPVVTVLLAGWLFGETLLPIVLLGGGLILTAVVILTRSELRNPDGQAIPSA, encoded by the coding sequence ATGAGACGACTCACCGGCATCCTGTTCATCGCCATCTCCGCCGCCTCGTTCGGGACGCTCGCCATCTTCGGCAGGTTCGCCTACGCAGACGGCATGGACATCTTCACCGTCCTCTTTCTGCGCTTCGGATTCTCCGCCGCATTCATGACCGTGATCCTGCTCCTGCGCAGAGAGCCTTTCCCACGCGGACGGATTCTCGCACAGCTCGTCGGCATGGGTGCCCTGGGGTATGTCGGGCAATCGTTTTCATATCTGACCGCCATCCAGCATGCCTCGGCTGGACTGGTTGCGCTTCTGCTCTATCTTTATCCCATCTTCGTTGCAATTCTTTCCGCCATCTTCCTGCATGAAAAATTGACCCGCGTGAAGATCATCGCGCTGGTCATTGCATTTGCAGGGACATTGTTCACTGTGGGTCCTGGTGGCGGGCAGATCACCGGCATCCTGCTCGCCCTCGCCGCCGCGATGATCTACTCCATCTACATCATCGTCGGCACAAATGTGATGAAGCATGTCTCGGCGGTGCAATCCTCCATGGTGATCTTTGCCTCGGCGGGCGCGGTGTATGGAGTACTGACACTCATCAATGGCGCAACCTTCCCTGCCAGCAACGATGGCTGGTCCGCCATTTTGGGAATCACCGTGATTGCCACCATCATCCCTGTCGTCACCTTCCTCGCAGGTCTGGAGCGCATCGGTCCGACCAATGCAGCCATGCTCTCCACACTGGAACCCGTCGTCACCGTCCTGCTCGCCGGGTGGCTGTTCGGAGAAACTCTGCTGCCCATCGTCCTGCTTGGCGGCGGATTGATCCTGACGGCAGTCGTGATCCTGACGCGGTCCGAATTGCGAAACCCTGATGGTCAAGCAATTCCGAGCGCGTGA